From the genome of Yersinia enterocolitica, one region includes:
- a CDS encoding ABC transporter permease, translated as MIWRWFWREWRSPSLLIVWLALTLAVACVLALGTISDRMEKGLSQQSRDFLAGDRVLSAAHPVPEAWLLEAKRQGLTVSRQLSFMTMTFAGDRPQLADVKATDLAYPLYGKLDTLPVGAVLEPGTVLVAPRLLSLLGVKVGDMLDVGDTSLKIVGEVIQEPDSGFNPFQTAPRILINLADVEKTGAIQPGSRLTYRYMFAGQPDGVTQFSDWLTPQLKPEQRLYGLQESGGALGKSLQRAQQFLLLSALLTLLLSIAAVAVAMGHYCRSRYDLVAVLKTLGAGHRALRRLIIGQWLSVLVLAGLCGSVIGLLFEKVLVRLLSPVLPAALPAAGLWPWVWSMGSLVLISLLVGVRPYRQLLATQPLRVLRRDVSANVWPLRYFIPAMLVIVIGLLALLMGGNALLWAIMAGMVVLALLLGVIGWGSLVLLRRLTVTRLSLRLAINRLLRQPWMTLTQLAAFSLSFMLLALLLVLRGDLLDRWQQQLPPDSPNYFLLNMTPQQVPQVTEFLTQHQITPSTFYPIVRVRLSEINQQLATERVREDEPGGEAVNRELNLTWQQDLPAHNILTAGQWPPKADEVSMEQGIADRLGIKIGDKLTFSGDTQSFEAKVSSIRQVDWESLRPNFYFIFPPGALDKQPQTWLTSFRYQGDGEVLTQLNRQFPTLSLLDIGAMLKQVGQVLQQVSRALEVMVILVIICGTLLLLAQVQVGMRQRRQELVVYRTLGASKRLLRGTLWWEFALLGLVAGLAAAIGAEAALWALQRLVFDFPWQPNWVMWWLLPLAGALLLSLCGGWLGARLLQGRALFRNYDS; from the coding sequence ATGATTTGGCGCTGGTTTTGGCGTGAGTGGCGCTCACCCTCACTGTTAATTGTCTGGCTGGCATTAACACTGGCGGTGGCTTGTGTGCTGGCGCTGGGTACCATCAGTGACCGGATGGAAAAAGGGCTGAGTCAGCAAAGCCGCGATTTTTTAGCCGGCGATCGGGTGCTGAGCGCGGCGCATCCGGTTCCTGAAGCGTGGTTGCTGGAAGCTAAACGGCAAGGGTTGACCGTCAGTCGCCAGTTATCGTTTATGACCATGACTTTCGCGGGCGATCGCCCACAACTGGCTGATGTAAAAGCCACAGATTTAGCCTATCCGTTGTATGGCAAATTAGATACGTTGCCTGTTGGCGCGGTGCTGGAACCGGGTACGGTGTTGGTGGCACCAAGGCTGTTGTCGCTGCTTGGGGTTAAGGTCGGCGATATGCTGGATGTCGGTGATACTTCACTGAAAATTGTCGGTGAAGTGATTCAGGAGCCTGATTCTGGCTTTAATCCATTCCAAACCGCGCCGCGTATTTTGATCAATCTGGCTGACGTGGAAAAGACCGGCGCGATTCAGCCGGGTAGCCGTCTGACCTATCGTTATATGTTCGCCGGCCAGCCTGATGGCGTCACCCAATTTAGTGACTGGCTTACGCCACAATTGAAACCAGAGCAGCGGTTGTATGGTTTACAAGAATCAGGTGGCGCGCTGGGGAAATCGCTGCAACGGGCGCAGCAGTTCTTGCTGTTATCGGCGCTATTGACGTTACTACTTTCGATTGCTGCCGTTGCGGTGGCGATGGGCCACTATTGCCGTAGCCGCTATGATTTAGTTGCGGTACTGAAAACATTAGGTGCAGGACACCGTGCACTGCGGCGGTTGATTATCGGTCAGTGGCTGTCGGTGCTGGTGTTGGCAGGCCTGTGTGGCAGCGTGATTGGCCTCTTATTCGAGAAGGTTTTAGTTCGTTTATTGTCACCGGTATTACCGGCCGCATTGCCAGCAGCCGGTTTATGGCCATGGGTATGGTCAATGGGTTCGCTGGTATTGATTTCGCTGCTGGTGGGTGTTCGCCCCTATCGGCAACTGCTCGCGACCCAGCCGCTACGGGTTTTGCGCCGTGATGTTTCCGCGAATGTTTGGCCGCTGCGTTACTTTATTCCTGCAATGCTGGTTATCGTGATTGGCCTATTGGCATTGCTGATGGGGGGGAACGCGTTATTGTGGGCCATTATGGCTGGCATGGTGGTATTGGCGTTATTACTGGGCGTGATTGGCTGGGGCAGTCTGGTACTGTTGCGCCGCCTGACTGTTACCCGTCTATCATTGCGTCTGGCAATCAACCGTTTGCTACGTCAACCGTGGATGACGTTAACGCAACTGGCGGCATTCTCCTTATCCTTTATGCTGTTAGCATTGTTATTGGTACTGCGTGGGGACCTATTGGATCGTTGGCAGCAACAATTGCCGCCGGACAGCCCGAATTACTTCTTGCTGAATATGACACCGCAACAGGTGCCACAGGTAACTGAGTTTCTGACGCAACATCAGATAACGCCATCAACGTTCTATCCTATCGTGCGGGTACGGCTGTCTGAAATTAACCAGCAACTGGCCACCGAGCGGGTGCGCGAAGATGAACCCGGTGGCGAGGCGGTTAACCGTGAATTGAATCTGACCTGGCAGCAAGATTTACCGGCGCACAATATTTTGACCGCCGGTCAATGGCCACCTAAAGCCGATGAAGTGTCGATGGAACAAGGAATTGCTGACAGACTGGGGATTAAAATTGGCGATAAACTGACATTTAGCGGCGATACGCAGTCATTCGAAGCCAAAGTTAGCAGTATTCGTCAGGTGGATTGGGAAAGCCTGCGGCCAAACTTCTACTTTATCTTCCCGCCGGGTGCATTGGACAAACAGCCACAAACCTGGCTGACCAGTTTCCGCTATCAAGGAGACGGGGAGGTGCTGACACAACTGAATCGGCAATTCCCAACACTCAGTTTGCTGGATATTGGCGCGATGCTTAAACAGGTCGGGCAGGTGTTGCAGCAGGTGAGCCGTGCACTGGAAGTGATGGTGATACTGGTTATCATCTGCGGCACTTTATTGCTGCTGGCGCAGGTTCAAGTCGGGATGCGTCAGCGCCGTCAGGAGCTGGTGGTTTACCGGACACTTGGCGCAAGTAAACGCTTACTGCGAGGTACCTTGTGGTGGGAGTTTGCCTTACTGGGGTTGGTTGCCGGGCTGGCTGCTGCCATCGGAGCTGAGGCGGCACTGTGGGCATTACAGCGCTTAGTGTTTGATTTCCCGTGGCAGCCTAATTGGGTGATGTGGTGGCTGTTGCCGTTGGCTGGCGCGCTATTGTTGTCATTGTGTGGCGGTTGGTTAGGTGCGCGTTTGTTACAGGGAAGGGCGCTGTTCCGCAATTATGACAGTTAG
- a CDS encoding bifunctional methylenetetrahydrofolate dehydrogenase/methenyltetrahydrofolate cyclohydrolase FolD encodes MSAKIIDGKTIAQQVRNEVAALVQKRLAAGKRAPGLAVVLVGVNPASQIYVASKRKACEEVGFVSRSYDLPVTTTEAELLALIDSLNDDGEIDGILVQLPLPAGIDNVKVLERIHPDKDVDGFHPYNVGRLCQRAPKLRPCTPRGIVTLLERYNISTYGLNAVVVGASNIVGRPMSLELLLAGCTTTVTHRFTKNLRQHVENADLLVVAVGKPGFIPGEWIKPGAIVIDVGINRLESGKVVGDVEFDVAVERAGWITPVPGGVGPMTVATLIQNTLQACEEYHDINEN; translated from the coding sequence ATGTCAGCAAAAATTATTGATGGTAAAACGATTGCGCAGCAGGTAAGAAATGAAGTTGCTGCGTTGGTACAGAAACGTTTGGCTGCCGGTAAGCGTGCTCCCGGCCTTGCTGTAGTATTAGTTGGTGTCAACCCAGCCTCACAAATTTATGTCGCCAGTAAGCGTAAGGCGTGCGAAGAGGTCGGTTTTGTTTCGCGTTCTTATGATCTGCCAGTGACCACCACTGAAGCAGAGTTGCTGGCATTGATTGATTCACTGAATGACGATGGTGAAATTGATGGGATTCTGGTGCAACTGCCACTGCCTGCAGGCATTGATAATGTCAAAGTGCTGGAACGTATCCACCCAGATAAAGACGTAGATGGCTTCCACCCGTATAACGTGGGCCGCCTGTGTCAACGCGCACCGAAATTGCGCCCTTGCACCCCACGCGGCATCGTTACTTTGCTGGAGCGTTATAATATCTCGACATACGGCCTCAATGCAGTTGTGGTCGGTGCATCCAATATTGTAGGCCGCCCGATGAGCCTTGAACTGCTGCTAGCAGGTTGCACTACCACCGTCACGCATCGTTTTACCAAAAATCTGCGCCAACATGTGGAAAATGCTGACTTGCTGGTGGTTGCCGTGGGTAAACCCGGTTTTATTCCCGGTGAATGGATTAAACCTGGTGCTATCGTGATTGATGTAGGCATTAACCGTCTGGAAAGTGGTAAAGTAGTCGGCGATGTAGAATTTGATGTCGCCGTTGAGCGTGCGGGTTGGATTACACCGGTTCCCGGTGGCGTCGGGCCGATGACCGTTGCAACACTGATACAAAATACCTTGCAAGCCTGCGAGGAATATCACGACATCAACGAAAATTGA
- a CDS encoding ribosome-associated protein, which yields MDIFHLEKHPHVELCDLLKLQGWNDSGASAKAAIADGQVKVDGNVETRKRCKILADQIVEFQGMKVQVKA from the coding sequence ATGGACATTTTTCATTTGGAAAAACACCCACACGTTGAGCTGTGTGACTTATTAAAGTTACAGGGCTGGAACGACAGCGGTGCCTCAGCGAAAGCCGCCATCGCAGATGGACAGGTGAAAGTCGACGGGAATGTAGAAACACGTAAGCGCTGCAAAATCCTGGCTGACCAGATTGTTGAGTTTCAAGGCATGAAAGTGCAGGTTAAAGCCTAA
- a CDS encoding 5-(carboxyamino)imidazole ribonucleotide synthase, which translates to MKPVCVLGNGQLGRMLRQAGEPLGIAVYPVGLDAEPEAVPYQHSVITAEIERWPETALTRELATQTAFVNRDIFPRLADRLTQKQLLDSLNLPTAPWQLLASSSEWPQVFATLGELAIVKRRVGGYDGRGQWRLRAGDQDTLPTDAYGECIVEQGIKFSGEVSLVGARSSQGKSVFYPLTHNLHEDGILRMSVALPQPDSRLQQQAEKMLSAIMDKLNYVGVMAMECFIVGDNLLINELAPRVHNSGHWTQNGASISQFELHLRAILDLPLPTPVVNTPSAMVNLIGTPVNIEWLSLPLVHLHWYEKEVRAGRKVGHMNLNHPDGAQLRAALAALAPLLPAEYQNALIWAQDKL; encoded by the coding sequence ATGAAACCAGTTTGCGTATTAGGTAATGGTCAGCTAGGACGCATGCTGCGTCAGGCTGGCGAACCCCTGGGTATTGCAGTTTATCCGGTGGGCTTGGATGCAGAACCTGAAGCCGTGCCTTATCAGCACAGTGTGATTACCGCCGAGATTGAGCGCTGGCCAGAAACAGCGTTAACCCGCGAACTCGCCACACAAACGGCTTTTGTTAACCGCGATATCTTCCCGCGTCTGGCAGATCGCCTGACACAAAAGCAATTGCTCGATAGCCTGAATCTGCCAACCGCACCCTGGCAGCTATTAGCAAGTAGCAGCGAATGGCCGCAGGTCTTTGCAACATTAGGTGAGCTAGCCATTGTCAAACGTCGGGTCGGAGGCTATGACGGACGTGGTCAGTGGCGGTTACGGGCAGGTGATCAAGATACCTTGCCAACTGATGCTTACGGTGAATGCATCGTTGAGCAAGGGATTAAATTCAGCGGTGAAGTTTCGCTGGTCGGCGCACGCAGCAGCCAAGGCAAATCGGTGTTTTACCCGTTAACCCACAATCTGCATGAAGATGGCATCCTGCGTATGAGCGTGGCTTTGCCACAGCCCGATAGCAGATTACAGCAACAAGCTGAAAAAATGCTGTCAGCCATTATGGATAAGCTGAATTATGTTGGCGTAATGGCCATGGAGTGCTTTATCGTTGGCGACAATCTGTTGATCAATGAGCTGGCACCACGGGTGCATAATAGCGGTCACTGGACGCAAAATGGTGCGTCAATAAGCCAGTTTGAACTGCACCTGCGCGCCATTTTGGACCTGCCCTTACCGACGCCGGTGGTTAACACCCCGTCAGCGATGGTCAACCTGATTGGCACGCCAGTGAACATCGAATGGCTATCTCTGCCGTTGGTGCATCTGCACTGGTATGAAAAAGAAGTGCGCGCAGGCCGTAAAGTAGGTCATATGAATTTGAACCATCCCGATGGCGCACAATTACGTGCAGCTCTGGCCGCACTCGCGCCGTTGTTACCAGCGGAATACCAGAACGCGCTGATCTGGGCGCAGGATAAGCTGTAA
- a CDS encoding multifunctional acyl-CoA thioesterase I/protease I/lysophospholipase L1: MMNFKNVFRWHLPFLLLLGLFSLRAAATDTLLILGDSLSAGYRLPIAEAWPSRLDKTWQGTPSLPKVVNASISGDTAAQGLARLPSLLKQHQPRWVLIELGANDGLRGFPTQDTQRDLTQIINQILEAKAQPLLMQIRIPPNYGRRYTDAFTAMYPQLAQQFNIPLVPFFMEAVAVKPQWMQDDGLHPNAAAQPFIADWMAQQLKPLVTNKQ; the protein is encoded by the coding sequence ATGATGAACTTCAAGAACGTTTTCCGCTGGCATCTTCCCTTCCTTTTACTGTTGGGATTATTCAGTTTGCGTGCCGCCGCAACCGATACACTGTTAATTCTTGGCGATAGCTTAAGCGCCGGTTACCGCCTGCCGATTGCCGAAGCATGGCCTTCACGGCTGGATAAAACATGGCAGGGAACACCGTCACTGCCGAAGGTAGTCAATGCCAGTATCAGTGGTGACACCGCCGCTCAAGGTTTGGCCCGCCTACCGTCCCTACTCAAACAACACCAGCCGCGCTGGGTGCTGATAGAACTGGGAGCAAATGACGGTCTGCGTGGTTTTCCAACACAAGATACTCAACGGGATCTGACACAAATTATCAATCAGATATTGGAAGCAAAAGCACAACCTTTATTGATGCAAATCCGCATTCCGCCTAACTATGGTCGCCGTTATACTGATGCTTTCACCGCGATGTATCCACAACTGGCACAGCAATTTAACATTCCATTGGTCCCTTTCTTTATGGAAGCTGTTGCTGTGAAACCGCAGTGGATGCAGGATGATGGCTTACACCCTAACGCCGCGGCCCAACCCTTCATCGCGGATTGGATGGCGCAACAACTTAAACCATTAGTGACCAATAAGCAGTAA
- a CDS encoding ABC transporter ATP-binding protein: MPAENVLEVHHLNKYVGQGEQQLSILTGVELVVKPAQTIALIGESGSGKSTLLGILAGLDDGSSGEVSLLGQSLTAMDEEGRAQLRAKNVGFVFQSFMLVPTLNTLENVQLPALLRGESERNSKAHAVELLDQLGLGKRLHHLPAQLSGGEQQRVALARAFSGRPKVLFADEPTGNLDRHTGDRIADLLFSLNRDYDTTLILVTHDVQLAGRCQRRLRLRDGKLWEEA, translated from the coding sequence ATGCCAGCGGAAAACGTTCTTGAAGTTCATCATCTTAATAAATACGTCGGCCAGGGTGAGCAACAGCTCTCCATCCTTACCGGAGTTGAGCTGGTTGTCAAACCCGCCCAGACAATTGCGCTGATTGGTGAGTCGGGTTCCGGTAAGTCAACTTTGCTGGGGATACTGGCAGGGCTTGATGATGGCAGCAGTGGTGAGGTGAGTTTACTCGGCCAGTCTTTGACCGCCATGGATGAAGAAGGGCGCGCGCAATTACGTGCAAAAAACGTCGGCTTCGTGTTTCAGTCATTTATGTTGGTACCCACACTCAATACGTTAGAGAACGTTCAGCTTCCTGCATTGTTGCGTGGAGAGAGCGAACGCAATAGTAAGGCCCATGCGGTGGAGTTATTAGATCAACTCGGATTGGGCAAACGGCTACATCATCTGCCCGCTCAGCTTTCTGGCGGTGAGCAGCAGCGGGTAGCACTGGCCCGAGCCTTCAGTGGGCGGCCTAAAGTGTTATTTGCCGATGAACCGACCGGTAATCTTGACCGCCATACCGGTGACAGAATTGCTGATCTGCTGTTTTCATTGAATCGGGATTATGACACCACACTGATTCTGGTTACCCATGATGTACAACTGGCGGGGCGTTGTCAGCGCCGCTTGCGGCTGCGGGACGGCAAATTGTGGGAGGAAGCATGA
- a CDS encoding UDP-2,3-diacylglucosamine diphosphatase — MSTLFIADLHLSVQEPAITAGFLHFIQREAIHADALYILGDLFESWIGDDDPEPLYRQVAAALKSLQQRGIPCYFIHGNRDFLLGKRFAQESGMTLLPEEIVVELYDRKIVILHGDTLCTDDTEYQHFRRRVHNPLIQKLFLWLPLRFRLRIAAYMRNQSQQNNSGKSELIMDVNQQAVIDSFQRNGVSWMIHGHTHRPAVHPVALPATTAHRVVLGAWHVEGSMVKVTADSVELIKFPF; from the coding sequence ATGAGCACGCTTTTTATTGCAGATTTGCATCTTAGCGTTCAGGAACCGGCAATCACTGCCGGTTTCCTGCATTTTATACAGCGTGAAGCCATTCATGCTGATGCGTTATATATCCTGGGTGATCTGTTCGAGTCCTGGATTGGCGATGATGACCCCGAACCACTGTACCGGCAAGTTGCCGCTGCGCTGAAATCACTCCAACAACGGGGTATACCTTGCTACTTTATCCACGGTAATCGTGACTTTTTGCTCGGTAAACGCTTTGCTCAAGAAAGTGGTATGACCCTGCTGCCGGAAGAGATAGTCGTCGAACTGTATGACCGTAAAATTGTTATTTTACATGGTGATACACTGTGCACCGATGACACCGAATATCAGCATTTTCGTCGTAGAGTACATAATCCACTGATTCAAAAACTGTTCCTGTGGCTACCTCTGCGTTTTCGTTTACGCATTGCGGCTTATATGCGTAACCAAAGTCAGCAGAACAATAGCGGCAAATCTGAACTTATCATGGATGTAAATCAACAAGCAGTGATTGATAGCTTCCAACGTAATGGCGTCAGTTGGATGATCCACGGGCATACGCATCGCCCAGCGGTTCACCCCGTAGCACTCCCCGCCACAACCGCCCATCGTGTGGTTCTCGGTGCCTGGCATGTTGAGGGTTCGATGGTCAAAGTCACGGCAGACAGTGTTGAGTTGATTAAATTCCCATTTTGA
- a CDS encoding AlpA family transcriptional regulator → MSNTLIRMNEAMRRTGYGKAWIYRLISEGLFPKPVKIGTRSIAFVESEIDEWINQRIAESRKEVA, encoded by the coding sequence ATGTCTAATACACTCATTCGCATGAATGAAGCAATGCGCCGAACTGGGTACGGGAAAGCGTGGATCTATCGCCTAATATCAGAGGGGCTCTTTCCCAAACCAGTAAAAATCGGTACCCGCTCTATTGCCTTCGTTGAAAGCGAAATTGACGAATGGATCAACCAACGTATTGCTGAATCCCGCAAGGAGGTCGCCTAA
- a CDS encoding peptidylprolyl isomerase: MVTFHTNHGDIVVNTFADKAPVTVENFLNYCRKGFYDNTIFHRVIDGFMIQGGGFEPGMNQKTTDATIKNEANNGLKNTRGTLAMARTNDPHSATAQFFINVADNDFLNFRSERPDGWGYCVFAEVTEGLDVVDKIKNVATGRSGMHQDVPKEDVIIKSVTISE, translated from the coding sequence ATGGTCACGTTTCATACTAATCACGGCGATATCGTCGTCAATACCTTCGCGGATAAAGCGCCGGTTACCGTTGAAAACTTCCTGAACTACTGCCGTAAAGGCTTCTATGATAACACTATCTTCCACCGTGTTATCGACGGTTTCATGATTCAAGGCGGTGGTTTTGAGCCGGGCATGAACCAGAAAACCACGGATGCAACTATCAAAAACGAAGCTAACAACGGCCTGAAAAACACCCGTGGCACCCTGGCAATGGCGCGTACCAACGATCCGCACTCTGCCACTGCACAGTTCTTCATTAACGTTGCCGACAACGACTTCCTGAACTTCCGTTCAGAGCGCCCAGATGGTTGGGGTTACTGCGTATTTGCTGAAGTTACTGAAGGTTTGGACGTTGTTGATAAAATCAAAAACGTTGCTACTGGCCGTAGCGGTATGCATCAGGATGTACCAAAAGAAGATGTGATCATCAAAAGCGTCACTATCAGCGAATAA
- the cysS gene encoding cysteine--tRNA ligase, translated as MLKIFNTLSRQKEEFKPIHAGKIGMYVCGITIYDLCHIGHGRTFVAFDVVARYLRYLGYSLTYVRNVTDVDDKIIKRALENNESCEQLTTRMLAEMHKDFDALNLERPDLEPRATHHIPEIIALTERLIARDHAYVASNGDVMFAVDSDPDYGLLSRQDLDQLQAGARVEVADVKRNPMDFVLWKMSKPGEPSWASPWGPGRPGWHIECSAMNGKQLGAHFDIHGGGSDLMFPHHENEIAQSTCAHDGPYVNYWMHSGMVMIDKEKMSKSLNNFFTIRDVLAYYDAETVRYFLMSGHYRSQLNYSEENLKQARASLERLYTALRGTDASAMPAGGAEFEARFRAAMDDDFNTPEAYSVLFDIAREVNRLKTEDIMAANGLAAELRKLAHVLGLLEQDPELFLQSGAQTNDDEVAKIEALIKQRNDARSSKDWALADSARDQLNELGIVLEDGPQGTIWRRK; from the coding sequence ATGCTAAAGATTTTTAATACACTGAGTCGCCAAAAAGAGGAATTCAAGCCTATTCATGCCGGTAAAATTGGTATGTACGTATGCGGGATCACCATTTATGACCTGTGTCACATTGGGCATGGGCGTACTTTTGTCGCTTTCGACGTCGTGGCGCGTTATTTGCGTTATTTAGGTTACTCTCTGACGTATGTGCGTAATGTTACCGATGTTGACGATAAAATTATCAAGCGCGCATTGGAAAACAATGAAAGCTGTGAGCAACTGACGACACGTATGCTGGCAGAAATGCATAAAGATTTCGATGCACTGAATCTTGAACGCCCTGATTTAGAGCCGCGTGCGACTCACCATATTCCTGAAATTATTGCGCTGACTGAGCGTTTGATTGCCCGTGATCACGCTTATGTCGCGTCAAATGGCGATGTGATGTTTGCCGTGGACAGTGACCCTGATTACGGTTTGCTGTCCCGTCAGGATTTGGATCAATTACAGGCCGGTGCCCGGGTTGAAGTGGCTGATGTTAAACGCAATCCGATGGATTTTGTCTTGTGGAAAATGTCTAAACCGGGTGAACCAAGTTGGGCATCACCTTGGGGCCCGGGCCGCCCTGGCTGGCATATCGAGTGCTCGGCGATGAATGGCAAACAGTTGGGTGCACATTTTGATATTCACGGCGGCGGTTCTGATTTGATGTTCCCGCACCACGAAAATGAAATTGCGCAATCTACCTGTGCCCATGATGGTCCCTATGTGAACTACTGGATGCACTCCGGTATGGTGATGATTGACAAAGAAAAAATGTCTAAATCACTGAATAACTTCTTTACTATTCGTGATGTGCTGGCCTATTACGATGCTGAAACCGTACGTTACTTCCTGATGTCCGGCCACTATCGCAGTCAGCTTAACTACAGCGAAGAGAACCTGAAACAGGCACGTGCCTCACTAGAACGCCTGTATACCGCTCTGCGTGGTACTGATGCGAGTGCGATGCCTGCGGGTGGTGCAGAGTTTGAAGCGCGTTTCCGTGCCGCAATGGATGATGATTTCAATACTCCAGAAGCCTATTCGGTACTGTTTGATATTGCCCGTGAAGTAAACCGCCTAAAAACTGAAGATATTATGGCGGCGAATGGCTTAGCGGCAGAATTGCGTAAACTGGCCCATGTGCTGGGATTATTAGAGCAGGATCCAGAGCTGTTTTTACAAAGTGGCGCGCAGACTAATGACGACGAAGTAGCAAAAATAGAAGCGTTAATTAAGCAACGTAACGATGCCCGTAGCAGTAAAGATTGGGCGCTGGCCGATTCGGCCCGTGATCAGTTGAATGAGCTGGGTATTGTGCTGGAAGATGGCCCACAAGGGACGATATGGCGCCGTAAATAG
- a CDS encoding DUF4102 domain-containing protein, translated as MKLNARQVDTAKPKEKPYKLSDGGGLFLLVKTTGSRCWRLKYRIAGKEKLLAFGVYPDITLAEARAKRDEAKRILAVGGDPGEEKKVEKQTRKVSIDNTFEALAREWHAYKRPNWSKGYADDLMESFEKDIFPYVGKRPIAEIKPLEILETLRKLEKRGVLDKMRKIRQACSQTFRYAIVTGRAENNPASELAGALAVQKHTHYPHLLANELPAYLNALNAYSGSTVTRIATRLLMLTGVRTTELRAAEWLEFDLDKAVWEVPTARMKMRRPHLVPLSEQVLALLRQLHEITGRFKLVFPGRNDSLKPMSEASINQVIKRIGYHGKATGHGFRHTMSTILHEQGFNTAWIETQLAHVDKNSIRGTYNHAQYLDGRREMLQWYADYMDSLERQSKA; from the coding sequence ATGAAACTGAACGCCCGACAGGTCGATACTGCAAAGCCAAAAGAGAAGCCCTATAAGCTATCTGATGGAGGTGGATTATTTTTGTTAGTAAAAACTACTGGTTCACGTTGTTGGCGGCTGAAGTATCGGATCGCCGGTAAAGAAAAATTGCTAGCATTTGGGGTCTATCCTGATATCACTCTTGCTGAAGCCAGAGCAAAAAGAGATGAGGCAAAGCGTATACTTGCAGTGGGCGGCGACCCAGGTGAAGAAAAAAAAGTAGAAAAACAAACCAGAAAAGTCAGCATTGATAACACGTTCGAAGCTCTAGCCAGAGAATGGCATGCCTACAAAAGGCCCAATTGGTCCAAGGGTTATGCTGATGATTTAATGGAGTCGTTCGAAAAAGACATATTCCCTTACGTTGGAAAACGTCCAATTGCCGAAATCAAACCTCTAGAAATTCTCGAAACCCTACGCAAGTTAGAAAAGCGCGGCGTCCTCGATAAAATGCGTAAAATTCGCCAGGCATGCAGCCAAACTTTCCGTTATGCGATCGTAACTGGCAGAGCAGAGAACAATCCAGCAAGTGAACTAGCTGGCGCTCTGGCTGTTCAGAAGCATACGCATTACCCCCACCTCTTAGCGAACGAGCTTCCCGCATACCTTAATGCTCTCAACGCCTATAGCGGCAGCACAGTCACTCGAATAGCAACACGGCTCCTTATGCTTACTGGTGTTCGTACAACCGAACTACGGGCTGCTGAGTGGCTAGAATTTGACTTGGACAAAGCCGTCTGGGAAGTTCCCACCGCCAGAATGAAAATGCGTCGTCCTCACTTGGTCCCCTTATCAGAGCAAGTTTTGGCATTACTGCGTCAATTACATGAGATTACTGGGCGATTTAAACTGGTATTCCCTGGTCGAAATGACAGCTTAAAGCCAATGAGTGAAGCCAGTATTAATCAGGTCATAAAGCGTATTGGTTATCATGGCAAAGCCACTGGTCATGGTTTCCGTCACACTATGAGCACCATTTTGCATGAGCAGGGGTTTAATACTGCGTGGATAGAAACACAGCTGGCACACGTGGATAAAAACAGCATTCGTGGCACCTACAATCATGCCCAGTATCTTGATGGTCGCAGGGAAATGCTTCAGTGGTATGCCGACTATATGGATAGCCTGGAACGTCAGTCAAAAGCTTAG
- the purE gene encoding 5-(carboxyamino)imidazole ribonucleotide mutase, which produces MGANLDSAYAAGVKIAIVMGSKSDWATMQFAADVLTTLNVPFHVEVVSAHRTPDKLFSFAESAQANGLQVIVAGAGGAAHLPGMIAAKTLVPVLGVPVQSAALSGVDSLYSIVQMPRGIPVGTLAIGKAGAANAALLAAQILALHDAELAARLADWRKSQTDEVLDNPDPRVPDLQVKA; this is translated from the coding sequence ATGGGAGCTAACCTCGATTCGGCTTATGCAGCCGGGGTTAAAATCGCTATCGTAATGGGGTCCAAGAGTGACTGGGCCACCATGCAGTTCGCCGCTGACGTGCTCACCACGCTCAATGTTCCATTTCATGTGGAAGTTGTCTCCGCACACCGCACCCCCGATAAGCTGTTCAGTTTTGCCGAGTCAGCCCAAGCCAATGGCCTACAGGTGATAGTTGCCGGTGCCGGTGGTGCTGCACATCTGCCGGGTATGATTGCGGCAAAAACGCTGGTACCTGTTTTAGGTGTTCCGGTACAAAGTGCTGCGCTGAGTGGCGTCGACAGCCTGTATTCGATTGTACAAATGCCGCGCGGTATCCCGGTGGGAACCTTGGCTATCGGTAAAGCCGGTGCTGCCAATGCCGCCTTGCTGGCCGCACAAATATTGGCATTGCACGATGCTGAATTAGCCGCTCGTCTGGCTGATTGGCGCAAAAGCCAAACTGACGAAGTGCTGGATAATCCAGATCCTCGGGTGCCAGACTTACAGGTGAAGGCATGA